One stretch of Pradoshia sp. D12 DNA includes these proteins:
- a CDS encoding PH domain-containing protein, giving the protein MYFSSKRDLWITATIWLFAFIFILSPIFFPDLGVWMTPEFLDKQWIKIVLLVPVGFCLMWIWLKTGYTIAENLLTIHYGPFKKEIKIDTISSIRKTRNPFTVPAQSMNKIEINFTGFNTIAISPKNQTEFVRQLLKQNPHIKTDYHFENRTES; this is encoded by the coding sequence ATGTATTTTTCATCAAAAAGAGACTTATGGATAACCGCTACCATTTGGTTATTCGCATTTATTTTTATTCTTTCACCCATTTTCTTTCCAGACCTTGGTGTTTGGATGACCCCTGAGTTCTTAGACAAGCAATGGATTAAAATCGTACTCTTAGTACCAGTTGGTTTTTGTTTAATGTGGATATGGCTTAAAACGGGATATACAATTGCGGAAAATCTCCTCACCATACACTACGGTCCATTTAAGAAGGAAATTAAGATTGATACGATTAGTAGTATAAGAAAAACCAGAAATCCTTTTACAGTTCCTGCCCAATCTATGAATAAAATAGAAATTAATTTTACAGGATTTAATACGATTGCCATTTCACCAAAAAACCAAACTGAATTTGTTCGTCAATTATTAAAGCAAAATCCACATATAAAAACGGATTACCATTTTGAAAATCGTACGGAGAGTTAG
- a CDS encoding toxic anion resistance protein produces MSEQNREFDETAIQSFINPEDMKKLNDEATQVVKKISDTDAHNIDSVLEHLSNFGGNEQRMAGESLNSLRRPVKDMMDNKDNHDIPTNLLKLREAVSDLNPNAYQTKGIAKIVPKFLRKSSNEKFIAKYQTVEKNIDEIVQSLLRGRDMLQEDNAELDVIKKDVHEKIYLLDKQIYMGQHLFQMIEDKKNDPEWQNKQQLVMEAQEKIIVRTKNMSSMVNVLQQSLASVDIIKKNNDKLKEAIRNAIDTTKNLAPVTSAIHLALQNQERIITAINDVNEATENMILANAQMLKENTEKTTKLLENPSISIEKLQKAYQDIYSAIETQEASSRRIIASSKEFVTKLDDMNREMKTKLLNQ; encoded by the coding sequence ATGAGTGAACAAAATAGGGAATTTGATGAAACAGCGATTCAATCATTCATAAATCCCGAAGATATGAAAAAATTAAATGATGAAGCAACTCAGGTCGTCAAAAAAATATCTGACACGGATGCACATAATATTGACTCCGTCCTAGAGCATTTAAGCAATTTCGGCGGCAATGAGCAACGTATGGCTGGGGAATCATTAAACAGTCTACGCAGACCAGTCAAAGACATGATGGACAACAAGGACAATCACGATATACCAACTAATCTGCTCAAGCTTCGCGAGGCGGTTTCTGACCTAAATCCAAATGCCTATCAGACAAAAGGAATAGCAAAGATTGTTCCAAAGTTTTTGCGCAAGAGTTCAAATGAAAAGTTTATTGCAAAGTATCAAACAGTGGAAAAGAATATTGATGAAATCGTCCAGTCCTTACTTAGAGGAAGAGATATGCTTCAGGAGGATAATGCTGAGCTTGATGTCATCAAAAAAGATGTCCATGAAAAAATTTATCTCTTAGATAAACAAATCTATATGGGTCAGCATCTTTTCCAAATGATTGAGGATAAAAAGAACGATCCAGAATGGCAGAATAAGCAGCAGCTTGTCATGGAGGCACAGGAGAAAATTATTGTGCGAACAAAGAATATGAGCTCTATGGTAAATGTGCTACAGCAATCCCTTGCTTCTGTTGATATTATCAAGAAAAATAATGATAAATTGAAAGAAGCCATTCGGAATGCAATTGATACGACTAAGAACTTAGCTCCCGTTACATCTGCTATTCATTTGGCACTGCAAAATCAGGAAAGAATCATTACAGCAATCAATGACGTAAATGAAGCTACAGAAAACATGATTTTGGCAAACGCGCAAATGCTAAAAGAAAACACAGAAAAAACAACGAAGCTCCTGGAGAATCCATCTATCTCGATTGAAAAGCTTCAAAAGGCTTACCAGGATATTTATTCTGCTATTGAGACCCAGGAAGCATCCAGCAGAAGGATTATCGCCAGCAGTAAAGAGTTTGTAACGAAGCTGGATGATATGAACAGAGAAATGAAAACGAAGTTATTAAATCAATAA